One window of Trifolium pratense cultivar HEN17-A07 linkage group LG5, ARS_RC_1.1, whole genome shotgun sequence genomic DNA carries:
- the LOC123884295 gene encoding uncharacterized protein LOC123884295 yields MDDDNKTIIESRQELMVSPTSGQNQTLRTVYFLTPPCIKDSHFLPTHFTIPSQTTTNLPLEVRYNGWRNSHEEWIKWVKKLQPKFESLWLKTGIYHAIKASEYEIKRDDELILELANRWCSKTNTFVFPWGETTLTLEDTKVCFGFFVLGCSVSTPIMNSEQKEAEEELFEVRRMFNSSRAKKVNQFAWMKHFMNSESKVEHEAFLVYWLSRFVFPADSYDTILKSVFPIAINLTYGTRIALAPAVLASVYRDLKFKSNYLGTFSIGSSLGLNEVSRIKAWFTKCG; encoded by the exons ATGGATGATGACAACAAAACCATCATAGAATCTAGACAAGAACTGATGGTTTCACCAACATCCGGTCAAAACCAAACTTTAAGAACTGTCTATTTCCTCACTCCTCCTTGCATTAAAGATTCTCATTTTCTTCCAACCCATTTCACCATTCCCTCTCAAACCACCACAAATTTACCCTTAGAAGTTAGGTACAATGGATGGAGAAATTCACATGAAGAATGGATCAAATGGGTCAAAAAATTACAACCAAAGTTTGAATCTTTATGGTTAAAAACAGGAATATATCATGCAATCAAAGCTTCAGAATATGAAATCAAAAGGGATGATGAGTTGATTCTTGAACTTGCTAATAGATGGTGTTCAAAGACCAACACATTTGTTTTCCCTTGGGGTGAAACAACATTAACATTGGAAGACACAAaggtttgttttggtttttttgttttaggatGTTCTGTTTCTACCCCTATTATGAACAGTGAACAAAAAGAAGCAGAAGAAGAGTTATTTGAAGTTAGAAGAATGTTTAACAGTTCTAGAGCTAAAAAAGTGAATCAATTTGCATGGATGAAACATTTTATGAATAGTGAAAGCAAAGTGGAACATGAAGCTTTTTTGGTTTATTGGTTGTCAAGGTTTGTGTTTCCTGCTGATTCTTATGATACTATTTTGAAAAGTGTTTTTCCAATTGCAATAAATTTAACTTATGGAACTAGAATAGCTCTTGCACCTGCAGTTTTAGCTAGTGTTTATAGAGATTTAA AGTTTAAGAGTAACTATTTgggcaccttttcaattggttCAAGTTTGGGCCTTAATGAGGTTTCTAGGATTAAGGCATGGTTTACCAAATGTGGCTAG